TTAAATATTTAAAATGTTTATTTTAATGAAAAAAATAAATATTTATTTATATTGTAAAAAAAAAAGATATGAAAGATTCTATTCAGATACTATTTCAGAGAAAATATATGAATATCTATTTAATTTGTTTGTTTTAGAATAATTTGATTAATTCAAATATTTATAAGAAAATAATTTAAATAAACTTTTAAGATGGTCCAAAATAGAAAAAAATCACACATGAATTAGGTCGTGACTTCTATTTTAATAGTATAGATTGCTTATATAAAAAATTTCTTATCATCTATTGTTATTATCCAACAACACATATAAATCACCTAGTATGCAGCAATACATTTAAATCATCTTGAAAAAACTTTTATGTAACTTTGTTTGTGTTTTGCAGTTATTATGTGCTTCTTTCGCTACTCACTTGTCTTAACAAGAAAGGAAGAAACAAGAAGTACTGAAGCTTACAGTTATATAATCCAATACATAGACAAATCACAGTTTTGGGAAAAAAATGTTAAAAGCTAACAAAAAGTACTGAAGCAAGAGCATTTGAAAATCCAAAGACCATATAACAGTTCAGAGCTAGGGACAAACCATAAACTAAAACAATCTGATGGAATAAAAAAAAAAGGCTCCTCGAGGACTTTGATATCTGTGTGTTTTTTTCTTGTTCTGTATCAGTTTGTTGTGATTGTTACCAATTTTAACAAGAACATCCTCCTGATTGCTGCTGAGCCAAAGATGCATTGGCGTTGGAAGACTTGAGATTGACATCAACCATATCCTCTTGCTTTGTCGAAGACAGTGTTTCCATTCCTGGCAAAGCTGCTGCGATCTTGCGGAAAAGCGCCTAAAAGATGAGACAGAGACATTACGTTCTGACGATGCGGTGATTGTTTAGAGAGTATCAACGGGAGACCATATGAATGTAGATTGGCATAAGAAGTCTAGGTTAATTAAACTATTGATGGGGACTTAAGTGAATCTAGCCGGAACTTTTGTGTAGTTGTCTAAGAAATTCTCACAAATATGTGCAGAGAAGATCTCTGTTTGTAACCTTTATGTTGAAGCCTGCTTTGGCACTGGTTTCGATAAACATTACATTAAGCTCACGAGCCTTGGCTTCTGCTTCCTCTATTGACACTTGCCTGAGTAAACAAACAGCTTATTAGGAATGTAAGACGTGGTTTAACAATGGTTAGTACTATAGTACAAAAAAGAAATGGTTAGAATTTCAAACCGTGTTCAATCAAGGAACAGTAAACATGCTTGCTATTGAGCAGTAATTTGCACATGACGATTTAAAAAAGATAATTATTACCTTTTGTCGACAAGGTCGGTTTTATTTCCCACAAGAACGACAATGACGTCACTACCACGCTCTGTCCTAACCTCATCGATCCACTTAGTAGTGTTTAGGAAAGATTGCCTGCCTATAAGGGGAACAAATGAAAACGCATATATATACTCATTAGAATAACATCTCAAATACAAGAAAGAGAAAGAGCAAAGGTTCACATACTTGCAACATCATAGACAATAACAGCAACAGAAGAATCCCTAATATAGCTCGGAATAAGACTCCTGAATCTCTCTTGCCCTGCCGTATCCCTGTCATAATGTTTCATCTCTCAAAGTTAAATTACCAAATCTTGATCTGCTAAACTTGAAAAGAGAGGTTCAAAGTTCTTACCACAACTGCAGTCTAACAGTCCGATCTTCGAGGTACATTGTCTTTGACAGAAAATCAATACCAATCGTGGCCTGATGATTATAAAATACAACATAAACTACTGAGAAAAGGAAGAACATAACGTAACGATCATAGTTACAAATCAAAGCTCAGATACTCTCTCTCTCTCTCTCTCATTCATCAATAGAGAACTACTTCGATTTAGACAAACAAGATCAGACCTAACTAGTCTAGATTCCTTTACTGTTAAGTCAATAGGATCTACATATCATATCACACGTAATCTACACAGAATCGATCTCAGCTAACGTCGAGATACTATACTAGATCGGGAAGCGGAGCGAGTTACCTGGTAAGTGTTATCGAATTTGTCGTACATGAACCGAGTGATGATACTCGTCTTCCCCACGGATTGATCTCCCAGAAACACGAGCTTATACTTGGCGAGTGCCGAGACCGGCGCCATGATTCCTCGAGATCAAACTAGCTGGACGGATCGGATCTGAGGTACGTCGCGGGGGAAGGAGTTTCCAATATTCGCCGGCGAGATTAGTGTAAGCTGGAGAAAAGGAAGACCAATCAATGGGTTATTTATGTGAAAATTAGAAACTATTAGGGATAATTTACAATATACAGGAAGTTAAAAAAACATTTAAGTATATAGAAAGGCCCATGAATCAATTTGGGCTGGGCTTATAAAATCGAGCACGTGATAAGAATGTGCCTTCTACATCGGGTTTCGCCTCTTTCGTTTCGTTTCGTTTCGTCTCATCCAAATCCCTAAATCTCGAGCTCGACGGAGGAGATGGCACTCAGAACTGCAGTCCTTCGTCACCTTAGGGTTCCGGTGACGGGATCGAACCAGTCTCAAATTGGGTTCCTTGGTCCGATCCGTGCTTTCTCGTCGCACGATGATCATCTCAGCAAGCAGGAAGTCGTCGACAGAGTTCTCGATGTTGTCAAATGCTTCCCTAAAGTCGATCCAGCTAAGGTCAGTTTCGATCTTTGTAACTACGCCTGATTCATCTCAATAAGGGATCAGTGGATGATTCATATTTGCTGTAGTGGGAATATGCACCAAATGGTAAATATGAAACGATGTCGCATTGTTAGTTTGGGTTATTGATGTCAATGGCGTTATCTAGTAAGCTGCTACTGCCGCAGATTTGATGTTTCTGTGATGAGTTTGTTGCTTTTTTTTTTCAATTCAAGTTTGGTATGCAGATGAACGAACGAGTCCTTTTTTATGTTTGAAGTACAAATCTTTAAAGTTTAATCAGGTTTTCGTTGTTGTTGGCAATTGAATCCCACAGGTGACTCCTGATGTTCATTTTCAAAAGGATCTGGGGTTAGATAGTTTGGACACTGTGGAGATAGTGATGGCTATTGAAGAGGAGTTCAAGCTTGAGATCCCAGACAAAGAAGCTGACAAGATCGACTCTTGCCCTCTTGCCATTGAATACGTTTTCAACCATCCAATGTCTAGCTAAAAACCCTGTGCTGCTGCTCTCTCCTTTTATTTGTTTGTTTGTATGAGGTTCTCTCTCAAGTTATCTCTTGAAAATTGGGATTTTGCAAATAAATGCGAGCATCCTTGTGACTCTTTCATTTTTCCATAAAAGTAACCATTTTGGCTTTTGATTGTTTTGTAATTCGACACTTTTTGGAGCTATTTCAATCTCTCTTTTATGCAAAACTTAAAATAAAAATCAAAGGTTATTCTGTGTTCTTTATGGAACAAAGGTTTATACCACAGGAGATTCAAACAAAAAAACTGCATCAAAATCATATAACCTAGCGAACAAGTCTTTGTTTTCTGTCACCT
The DNA window shown above is from Brassica oleracea var. oleracea cultivar TO1000 chromosome C3, BOL, whole genome shotgun sequence and carries:
- the LOC106335714 gene encoding acyl carrier protein 1, mitochondrial-like; translation: MALRTAVLRHLRVPVTGSNQSQIGFLGPIRAFSSHDDHLSKQEVVDRVLDVVKCFPKVDPAKVTPDVHFQKDLGLDSLDTVEIVMAIEEEFKLEIPDKEADKIDSCPLAIEYVFNHPMSS
- the LOC106335713 gene encoding ras-related protein RABH1b → MAPVSALAKYKLVFLGDQSVGKTSIITRFMYDKFDNTYQATIGIDFLSKTMYLEDRTVRLQLWDTAGQERFRSLIPSYIRDSSVAVIVYDVASRQSFLNTTKWIDEVRTERGSDVIVVLVGNKTDLVDKRQVSIEEAEAKARELNVMFIETSAKAGFNIKALFRKIAAALPGMETLSSTKQEDMVDVNLKSSNANASLAQQQSGGCSC